A genomic stretch from Pseudomonadota bacterium includes:
- a CDS encoding AbrB/MazE/SpoVT family DNA-binding domain-containing protein has protein sequence MRTHIVKIGNSQGIRIPKPLLDQTGIIDDVELEVEKTQIIIRPISSPRTGWDNAFRAMAQNGHDILIDGNENISHSWDEEEWQW, from the coding sequence ATGAGAACACACATTGTAAAAATAGGCAATTCCCAAGGAATTCGTATTCCAAAACCATTGCTTGATCAAACTGGAATTATTGATGACGTTGAGCTTGAGGTGGAGAAAACTCAAATTATCATTCGCCCTATCTCAAGTCCAAGGACGGGTTGGGATAATGCATTCAGAGCGATGGCCCAAAATGGCCATGACATATTGATAGACGGAAACGAAAATATTTCCCATTCTTGGGATGAAGAGGAATGGCAATGGTAG